Sequence from the Corallococcus sp. EGB genome:
GAGGAGCGGCGGCTCTGCTACGTGGGCTTCACCCGCGCGCGCAAGCGGCTCTTCGTGAGCCTGGCGCAGTGCCGCTCCCTCTTCGGCGAGCTCAAGTACAACGCACCCAGCCGCTTCCTCGCGGACGTGCCGCAGGCGCTGTTCGGCTTCAAGGAGAACGACCTGCCGCCTCCGCCGCGCGCCGCCGCCATGCCGCAGCGCCGCCGCAACTGGGACGACGACGAGACAGGCCCGCGCGTGGACCGCAGCTACTCGCAGGCCTCGTCCGACATGGACGGCGTGGGCGGCGACGTGCGCGGCATGCGCGTGCGGCATGAACAGTTCGGCATGGGCCGAATCGTCGCCGCGGAGGGGTCCGGCCCCAACGCCAAGGTCACCGTGGAGTTCGGCGGCAGCGTGGGCCTCAAGCGCGTCATCGCGCGCTTCCTCATCCCCGGCTAGGCGACGAGCGGATCCGGTGGGGGCAGCGGTTTCCAGCAGGCGTGTGACACGCTGCCTGCCCGGCCAGGGTGCGGATTGACTTCCGGGGATTTCCCAATTGGGATGAGCGCCAACGAACGGAGGCGCTTCCCCCCATGGCGCTACGTCAACGATGGTGGACTTCCGCGCTGCTCGCGGGCTCCTTGAGTCTTCTGAGCGCCTGCGAGGGCCAGATTGCCGACGCGGCGAACCCGCGCAATCCGGGCCCTGGCGGGACGGCCAATCCTCCTCCTGGCGTGGAGCAGGCGGCGCGTTCGACGCGCGTCGCCCGGCTGACGCATGCGCAGTGGGTGAGCAGCGTGAAGGACCTGCTCAGGCTGGACGCGGCGCCCACGGCGCTGGCGCAGTCGTTCCGCGCGGACCCGTCCCAGAGCGGCTTCCTCTTCGACAACGACGCCCGCGCGCTGTCGGTGGATGAGGCGCTGTGGAGCGCCTACCAGCGCGCCGCGGCGGACCTGGCCGGGCAGGTGGCCGCGGACGCGACGAAGCTGGGCAAGCTGCTGCCCGCCGGCGCCACCACGGATGAAGCGCGCGCGAAGGCGTTCGTGGAGTCCTTTGGCCTGCGCGCCCTCCGGCGCCCGCTGACCGCGGACGAGGTGGAGACGTACCTGAAGCTGTACCGCCAGGGCCCGCAGGCGTACCCGGCGATGGCCGCGTTCCAGGGCGGCCTGCGGCTGGTGCTGGAGGGCTTCCTCCAGTCGCCCCTGTTCCTCTACCGCGTGGAGCGCAGCACGCAGGCGGCGGACGGGAAGGTGCCGCTGGATGGCTTCGAGGTGGCGTCGCGGTTGAGCTACGCGCTGTGGAACTCCATGCCGGACGACGCGCTGTTCGCCGCCGCGCGCGAGGGCCTGCTCGCGAAGCGCGAGGGCGTGGCCGCGGAGGCGCGCCGGATGATGGCGGACCCCCGGGCGCGCGACGTGGTGAACGCGTACCACCAGGCCGTCTTCGACGTGCCCCGCTACGCGAGCATCCGGCCCAACGCCACGCGCTTCCCCAACGTCACCGCGAAGCTGGCGGAGTCCGCGGCGAAGGAGAACGCGCTCTTCGTGCAGGACGTCGTCTTCGGGCGCAAGGGGCGCTTCACGGACCTGCTCACGTCGCGCGACACCTTCGTCAACGACGAGCTGGCGCGCATCTACGGCCTCACCGGGACGTTCACCGCGGACTTCGTGCCGGTGACGCTGGACGGGGCGCAGCGCCGGGGCGTGCTCACGCAGGTGGGCTTCCTGGCATCGCACGCGACGTCCATCGACCCGGACCCCATCCACCGGGGCGTGTTCCTGTCGGAGCACCTGCTGTGCCAGAAGATTGGCGCGCCGCCAGCCAACATCCCCGCGCTGCCCGCGCCCAACGGCCGCACCAACCGCGAGGTGGTGACGTCGCACACGGAGGCGCCCGGAACGGTGTGCGCGTCCTGCCACGCGACGCTCATCAATCCGCTGGGCTTCCCCTTCGAGAACTTCGACGCCGTGGGTGGCTACCGCACCACGGACAACGGGCACCCGGTGGACGCGTCGTCGTCGCCGGGCATCGGTGGGCAGAAGGTGTCGGTGAAGGACGCGCTGGACCTGGCGGACGTGCTCGCGAGCTCGCAGGCGGTGCACGAGTGCTACGCGCGCCACTGGGTGGAGTTCCTGAGCGGACGCCCCGCGGCGGCGGAGGACGACGCGCTGGTGGCGCGGTTGGGCAGGCTGTCACAGGCCGGGCAGTTGTCCATCGTGGACCTGGTCGTCGAGGTCGTGACGGGCGTGGGCTTCGTGAATCGCCACCCGGAGGAGCTGCCGTGAAACTGAGCCGTCGACGCGTGTTGCAGGGCCTGGGTGGCGTGGTGCTGGGGCTGCCGGTGCTGGAGGGGCTGTTGCCTCGGAAGGCCCAGGCGGCGGAGGCGGACGCGCTGCCCTTCGCCATCTTCCTGCGCCAGGCGGATGGTGTGGCCGCCGCGCAGAACACCTCCGAGCTGGGCAACGAGCCGGAGCGCTTCTGGCCGGAGCCGCTGGGCAACCTCACCACCACGACGCTCGCGGGCAAGTCGCTGGTGGAGCTGGCGGACCACCGCGCGCGCCTGCTGGTGGTGCGCAACGTCAACATGAAGGACTACAACTACGGGGACGGCCACGCCCGTGGCGCGCTGCAGGCGCTCACCGCGCGCGGCCCCGCCGTGGAGGGCGTGGGCGGCGACTCCGAGGCGTCCGGCGAGTCGCTGGATCACCGCATCGGCCGCGAGCTGAACCCGCAGAAGCGCGACTCGCTCTACCTCTACGCGGGGCAGGCCGGCGGGTGGCTGGGCGGCCCGTGCATCTCCCACCGGGGCAGCGCCTCGCGCCGGGCCGCGCTGCATGACCCGTGGGTGGCCTACCAGACCATGGTGGGCGGCCCCGGAGGCCTCACGCCGGAGGCGCGCGAGCAGCTGCTGGTGCGCCAGAAGAGCCTCAACGACCTGGTGTCGGGCCAGCTGAAGGCGCTCCAGTCGCGGCCGGAGCTGAGCAGCACGGACCGGCAGCGCCTGGACCTGCACCTGTCCAACGTGCGCGACCTGGAGGTGGCGCTGAGCTGCCGCGCCCGCGCGGATGAGGAGCTGCGGCTCCAGCAGCAGGCGCCCGGCTACAACAGCACGGACGGCGACAAGGTGTTGGCCACGGTGCGGCTCCACATGGACATCGCGGTGCTGGCGGTGGCGTGTGGCACCACGCGCTCGGTGGCCATCCAGGTGGGCAACGGCAACGACAGCTCCACGCGCTACCGAGACCCCACGACAGGGCAGTTGATGGAGAACTTCCACTACATCTCCCACCGTCGCGCGTCGCATGACGCGTCGGGCGGCATCATCGCCGGGTCGGACGTGCTGCACTCGCGCGTGGACGCGCAGTTCGCGCAGACCTTCAACTACCTGCTGGACCGGCTGGCGGCGTACGCCCTGCCGAACGGCAAGAAGCTGGTCGACCAGGGCGTGTCCGTCTGGTTCAACGACCTGGGCAACGGGCCGGCGCACTCGGCGCACAACATCCCCTTCATCCTCGCGGGCAGCTGCAACGGCTACCTCAAGCAGGGCGTGGCGGTGACGGTGGCCAACGGCAGCGGCAACCCCAACCTCAACAAGATGCTCAACACGATTGGCGCCGCGGTGGGCCTGAAGAACGCGGCCGGTGGCCCGCTGGATGACTTCGGTGACCCCTCGCTGCCCAAGGGGCTGCTGACGGAATTGCTGGCTTGATGCGCCGTTGACCCGATTCGACGCCGCCCTTCCTCCTTTGTTTCTGAACAGAGGAGGAAGGGATGTTCCCAGCAATCCGCAAGGCCTTCACCGCGTCGCTCGCGTTCGTCTCGCTGCTGTCCGCCGGTCCGGCGGCGGCGCACGGCTCCATGGAAGTCCCCCTGAGCCGCGTCTATGGATGTTTCAAGGAGGGGCCGGAGAACCCCAAGTCCGCCGCGTGCCGGGCCGCGGTGCAGGCCGGTGGGACGCAGGCCCTGTATGACTGGAACGGCGTCCGGCAGGGCGCCGCCAACGGGCGCCACCGCGAAATCATCCCCGACGGCAAGCTGTGCAGCGGCGCCAATGAGAGCCACAAGGGCTTGGACCTGGCGCGCGCGGACTGGCCGTCCACGTGGATCACCCCGGACAGCAACGGCCGCTTCGAGTTCGTCTTCCACGCCACCGCGGTGCACGCCACGGGCTACTTCCAGCTCTTCGTGACGAAGGAGGGCTACAACCCGGCGCTGCCGCTGAAGTGGTCCGACCTGGAGGCGACGCCCTTCTGCAACGTCACCCACGTGACCGCGGTGAACAACCGCTATCGCCTCGACTGCCCCTTCCCGGCTGCTCGGACGGGCTCGCACGTCATCTACGCCATCTGGCAGCGCGCGGACAGCCCGGAGGCCTTCTACGCCTGCACGGACGTGAAGTTCAGCAACACGCCGCCCCCTCCGGCGGCGTGGAAGGAGTTGGGACAGGTGCAGGCGCGTGAGGAGCTCCCCAGGTCGAGCAAGGTGACGTTCCGTCTCTTCGACAGCGCGGGCCGCGACGCCGAGTCGTATCCGCTCACGCTCGACGCGGCGACGCCCGCGGCCACGTGGATCTACCGGCTGGCGCAGCAGGTGAACGCGAGCTCCCGCCGCGCGCAGGTCGGCGTGCTGCAATCAAATGGCATCGTGACGCCGGTGCAGGACGCGCTGGGCAACCGCGTGTACGCGAAGGAGACGGGCGACTCGTTCCAGGTGGACATCGAGAAGCCCTCCACCGGTGGCGGCAACGATGGAGGCACCGGCGGCACGGCGCAGGACAAGTACCCGGCGGGCATCAACAGCTACACTGCGGGCACGCTGGTGGAGGGCACGGATGGGCTGCTCTACCGCTGCAAGCCGTTCCCGTACTCGGGCTGGTGCAACGGTGCGGCGTCGTACTACGCGCCCGGCACGGGCATCGCGTGGCAGGACGCGTGGGAGCGCGCCAACTAGGCCGGGCGGAGTAATCCAGGACCCACCGTGAAGCCGCCGCAACGCCCTGTATTTCCAGTGGCCGGCTCATGCCTTTCACGGTCCCCCCCCATTTCCTTGGGAATTTGACACTGTATAATGGCGGACAATTACGCTGATCATGGAACGAACGGGGGGAAAGGTCTGAGGCTGTCCGGACCCTCCGCCATGAGCGTGATCCTTCCGGTGGCAGCACGCCCCCACGGGTGCTGCCGGCGGGAGTTCCCCTGAACGCTGTGGAGTCAATTCCATGCCCAAGCCGTGGCCCCAGTGGCCTCTGCTCCTTGCCGGTCTCCTCTCGGCGAGCACATCCCTCGCGGCTGAGAAGCTCAGCCCTGTTGCTCCGTCCACGCTGCTGCAACTCCAGGTCCGGGAGCCAGCGCGTGTGGCGGAATCCCTGGCAAACCTCAAGGCGCAAAGCCTCAAGCTCGGGCTGGGGTCGCGGGACGACTTCCAGCTGTCCAGCTCCAGCACGGACTCCTTTGGCCAGACGCACGCGCGCTTCGCGCAGACGTACCAGGGCGTACCCGTGTGGGGCGCCATGGCCATCACCCACCAGGGGCTGTCCTCAGGGGACATCCGCATCACCACCGACGGCCTGCGCAAGGGCATCCGTCTGGACGTGACGCCCACGCTGGACGCGAAGTCCGCGGTGGCGAAGGCCACCCAGGAACTGGCGCCCAAGGGCGAGTTCGCCGTCGCGCCGAATAGCGAGCTCATCGTCTACCCCCAGACGCGACTCGTGAACCGCTACCCCGGCAAGCCGGCCGCGCAGCAGAACGCGGCGGACTTCGACACGGAGGTCGTCGCCTACCGGCTCGCGTACCACGTGCACACCGAGCTGGAGAACGCGAAGGACGGCGTCAAGCACACGGACTTCATCATCGACGCGCGGTCGGGCGACGTGCTGAAGAAGTGGAACTCGCTCCAGACGGCCGCCGCCAAGGGCCTCGGCCACTCGCAATACAGCGGTGACGTCTCGTTGGACGTCTTCCAGAACGCCCAGGGCCTCTTCGAGCTGCGCGACGTCACGCGCGCCGGCGGTGAGGGCATCCGGACCTACGACGTCAACCACGCCGCCGTGCAGAACGGCGTCGTTCCCACGCTGACCCTCTACACGGACGCGGACAATGTCTGGGGCGATGGGCAGAACTACATCGTCGGTGCCAACAACACCCTGAGCACCAACGGCCAGACGGCCGCCGTCGACGCGCACTTCGGCCTGCTGGCGACCTGGGACTTCTACAAGAAGATCTTCGGCCGCGACGGCATCGACGGCTTCGGCTCGCCCACCTACAACCGGGTGCACGCCAGCAACCTCTACAACAACGCCTTCTGGAGCGACGGCTGCTTCTGCATGAGCTACGGCGATGGCTCGTTCCCGGCCGCAGGCGGCTTCCGCTCCATGGGCGTGCTCGACGTGACGGGCCACGAGATGACCCACGGCGTCACCTCGCACACGGCCGGCCTCATCTACGACGGCGAGTCCGGCGGCCTCAACGAGGCCAACTCGGACATCTTCGGCACCCTGACGGAGTTCTGGGTGGCCAACGGCCGCGGCAGCACCATTGGTGACACGGGCGGCAACTGGCTCATGGCCGAGCAGCTCAGCGACTTCCCGCTGCGCGTCATGTTCCGCCCGTCGCTGGACGGCGCGAGCCCGGACGCCTGGTACCCCGGCATCGGCAACGTCGACGTGCACTACAGCAGCGGCCCGATGAACCGCGCCTTCTACTTCCTGTCCCAGGGCGTGCAGCCGCTGTCGGTCAGCACCGACTACTCCAGCAGGTACCTGCCCGCGGGCGCGAGGGGCATCGGCAACGACAAGGCGGCGGCCATCTGGTTCCGCGCGCTCACCACCTACCTGTTCCCGTCGTCCAACTACATGTCGGCCCGCACCAGCGCCCTCCAGGCCGCGGCGGACCTCTTCGGCTCCCAGTCCAACGAGTACCGCGCGGTGCAGAACGCCTTCGCGGCCATCAACGTGGGCTACACCGCCGGTACGTACGACGACCGCACGGCCCCCACCGTCGCCGCGAGCGTCTCTGGCAGCGCGCCTGACATCCAGCTGAAGGCGCAGGCCGACGACAACGTCGGCGTGGCCCGCGTGGAGTTCTACGTCGACGGCGCCCTGGCGGGGAACGTCCTCGCCCAGCCGTTCCAGATCCCGCTGGATGCCACCTCGCTGTCCAACGGCGCGCACACGCTGGTGGCGGTGGCGTTCGACGCGGCCGGCAACTCCGCTGCGTCCGCGCCGGCGAGCTTCAACGTCACGAACAGCTTCGATCAGCTCCTGATCAACCCGGGCTTCGAACAGAACACCCTGGGCTGGACGGATGACCCGTCGAACATCAACTTCCCGGTCTCGTCCGGCCCGCGCACCGGCCAGGGCTTCGCGTGGCTCAACGGCTATGGCACGACGCATATCGATCGGCTGTGGCAGGACGTCACCCTTCCCGCCGACGTCACCAAGGCCGCGCTGACCTTCTTCCTCAACATCACCACCGCCGAGACGACGACCACCGCCGTGCGCGACACGCTGACGCTGCAGGTGCGCGACACCTCGGGCACGGTGCTGGGGACGGTGGCGACGTGGTCCAACCTGGATGCGACGCTGGGCTATGCGCAGCAGAGCGTGGACCTGACGGCCTACGCGGGCCAGACGGTGCGAATCTTCCTGGAAGGCAGCGAGAACGCCTCGCTCGCCACCAACTTCCAGGTGGATGACTTCTCGCTGCGCGTCACCCGCACGGCGGACGCCGAGGCGCCCCGGGTGAAGGCCAACGTGGTCATCTCCGGCACGCGCGTGGGCTACTTCGCGGACGTGTCCGACAACGGCTTCGTCAACGCGGTGGAGTTCCTCGTGGACGGCGTGTCCCTGGGCAACTCGGTCAAGTCGTTCACCCGGGTCGTCAACCTCTCCACGCTGACGAGCGGCGCGCACACGCTCGTCGCCCGGGCCACGGACGCGGGCGGCAACGTGGGGAACTCTCCCGTGGTGACGTTCTACGTGGACGCCACCGCCACCCAGCGCGTGCTCAATCCCAGCTTCGAGACCTCCGGGAGCTGGACGAGCGCGACGACGGTGTCGGGCTCGACGGGCATCTTCAGCAGCGCGTCCTTCGCGCACACGGGCAGCCGCTTCTACATCTTCTGGACCTCCGGGCCGGTGCGGCACTCCGTCCGCCAGTCCGTGGCCATCCCGGCGACCTCGACCTCGGCCATCTTCAGCTTCTGGCTGCGCATCTACGACGGTGGTTTCACCGACGGCCTGGCCCACCACACCTTCAGCGCGAAGGTGAGGGACTCCGCCGGCACCGAACTGGCGACGCTGAAGACGCTCTCCAACGCGGATGACACCAACGCGGAGTACATCCAGCACCGCTTCGACCTGACCGCGTACAAGGGCCAGACGGTGCAGTTGTTCTTCGACGTGGACCAGATGGCGGCCATGCAGCTGCCGGACGGAGACGTCCAGTTCTTCCTCGACGACGTCAACCTGGTCACCTCGACCCAGGCGGACATCCAGCCCCCCGCGCTCACCGCGGCGGTCGAGGGCAGCTACGGGACGGTGCAGCTCAAGGCCACCGTGAGCGACAACGTCTGGACCTCCACCCTGGCGTTCCAGGTGGACGGCACCCCGGTGGTCTCGTTCACGGACGTCGCGGGCGTCTACGCGAAGGCGTTCGACACGAAGAGCCTGTCCAACGGCCCGCACGAGTTCAAGGCGACGGCCACGGACAGGGCGGGCAACACGACGGAGCGCACGGTGACCTTCGAGGTGCGCAACTCCACCATCCAGGACCAGGGCGCGCCGCACATCACCGCCAGCGTGGAGGGCCTGTATGAGACCTACACGATGCGGGCCGAGGCCACCGACGACACGGGCGTGACGTACGTGGAGTTCTACGTGGACGGCGCCCTGAAGGGCCGGGTCTCGTCCGCGCCGTACACGCTGCCGCTGTTCGCGATTCCGCTCGCGCCGGGGGAGCACGTGCTCGAGGCGGTGGCGTACGACGCCTACGGCAACTCGTCCAAGGCGACCACCCCCTTCACGCTCCTGCCCGTCACGGTGGAGTTCGCGGTGGCGCGGCTCGCGGTGCCGGTGGGTGGCTCCGTCACCCTGCAGGCGAACGTGGCGAACGTGGTGAACACGTCGGTGAGCTGGTCCGTGGCGGAGGGCCGCGTCTGCGGCACCGTCGGCGCGGACGGCGTCTACACCGCGCCGGTGGCCCGTGGCCTGTGCCACGTGTCCGCGGCGAGCGTCGTGGTACCGACGGCGAAGGCCGTGGCGGCCATCCAGGTCTACACGGGCGACATCAATGGCGACAACGTCGTGGACGGAGAGGACATGGGCCTGCTCGCGCAGGACTACGGCACCAACGGCTCCGAGGTGACGAACCTCGACGGGGCCGGCTCTGTGGACGACAACGACATCACCCTCTTCGTCAGCCAGTTCGGACGGTAATCCCCCATGAAAACGTGGATGAAGCTCATTGTTCCGCTCCTGATTGGGGCGCTGGCGGCCTGCACCGACCCCGACTCGGGGCCGGTGACGGTGACTCCGAAGACCGCGACGGTGAAGGCCGGTGAGAAGAAGGCCTTCAGCGCCTCGGTGAAGGACGCGAAGGAATCGCGCGTGCTCTGGTCGGTGGAGGGAGGCGACTCCCACGGCACCATCACCAGCTCGGGCGTCTACACCGCGCCGGCCGAAGCCGGCACGTACACCGTGGTGGCCACCAACGCGGTGGACACCTCGAAGAAGGACACGGCCACCGTCAAGGTGGAGCCTGCTGATGTCGGCGAGACGCCGACGGTCATCGTGAAGGTGACGCCGGAGACGGTGACCATCGGGCAGGGGACCGTCACGGACCTCACGGCCGAGGTCTCCGGTTCCTCCATCACCGCGGTGCAGTGGTCCGTGGAGGGCGGCGACGAGAACGGCACCGTCAGCAGCACGGGCCGGTACACGGCGCCGAACAAGTCGGGCACGTTCACCGTGACGGCCACCAGCGTGGCGGATGCGACGAAGAAGGCCTCCGCCACCATCACGGTGGAGCCGGTCGTCGTCGAAGAGGTGAAGGTCGCCGTGAGCCCCGCGTCGGGCAGCACGACGTGGGATGGCACCGTCCAGCTCACGGCCACGGTCACCGGCACCAACAACCTCGCGGTGCAGTGGGCCGTGGAGGGTGGCGACGCGAACGGCTACGTCAGCAGCACGGGCGTGTACCGCGCGCCGAAGAAGACGGGCACGTTCACCGTGACGGCCACCAGCGTGGCGGATGCGACGAAGAAGGCCACGGCCACCATCCGGGTGGACCCCGTCGTCGTCGAGACGGTGACGGTGACCGTCTCTCCGAAGACGGGCACGGTGGCGCAGGATGGCGCCTTCACCCTGTCCGCGCAGGTCACCGGCACCAACAACCAGGCGGTGCTCTGGTCCGTGGAGGGCGGTGACGCGAACGGCACCGTCAGCAGCACGGGCGTGTACCGGGCGCCGCGCCGCGTGGGCTCGTTCACCGTGACGGCCACCAGCGTGGCGGATGCGTCGAAGAAGGACTCCGCCGTCATCACCGTGCCCGCCGCCGGCACTGTGAACTACGTGGACCCCACGGGTACGGGCTGGCGCCTGGTTCGCAACGCCAGCCTGTCCTCGGGCAACACGCTGGTGCTGGACCTGGTGGGCCCCACGGGCCAGTCTGGCCGCGGCGCGGACCTGACGCTGGGGCTGGATGCGGCCACCGCGTCCTGGTCCACCGTGGGCGGCACCGAGTACGTGGCCAACGGTGGCTACGACCTGGGCGCCGCGCCCCACCTGCTCAAGTCTGCCGTGAAGGGCAGCACGCTGAGCGTGGGCGTGTACCAGAAGGGCGCTGCGGCGCATGCGTACGACGGCGCGCTGCTGTCCGTGGCGCTGACCGTGAAGGCCTCTGCCGAGACGCCGGCCGGCACCGTGGTGCCGCTGAACGTCCTCAAGGCGCACGCGCTGCCGGCCTCCGGCTCGCTGCAGGCCATCAACGTGGCGGTGGGCACCATCACCGCCGCGCAGTAGTCCGGAGTCCGAAGCAGTGAGAGCGGCGGCCTTCCCCAGGGAAGGCCGCCGTTTTCATTGATGCGACAGAGGGGGGGCTTCCACGGTGAAGGTCACCTCGCCCCGGGAGGGAATCTGGACCTTCCTGGGCGTGAAGCGGGGCCCTTCGTCCGGGTCGGCCGCGCGGGCGTCCAGCAGGTACTCGCCGGGTTCGACGCCTCGGAGGACGAGGGTTCCGCCTGGGGCAGCGTCCTGGTAGCGGATCATCCCCGGGCGCTCCACCTCCTTGAGCGAGATGAGCGCGGGCAGGGGCGTGCCGTTCGTGTCCCGGGCCAGGAGCCGCACCGTCGCGGCGCGGTCCAGGGCCACGGTGAGCGTGTCCATGCGGGCTGTCACCTGCTGCTCGAAGGGCCGCGTGTTCCGGCTCCGGAGCGACAGGGTGAAGGGTGGGGGCGGCAGCTCCGTCAGCGTGTAGACGCCGTCGCGGACGGAGACGTTCCGGGGGAGCGCGAGCCCGCGGACGAGGGCGGAGTCCGTGGGCTTGCCGAGGGTCGCCCGGAGGGACTCCAGTTGGGAGAGGACCTCGCCGGTCTCCGCGTCGTGGAGGTCGAGCCGCAGCGTCCAGCCGGGATCGAGCGTCAGCAGGCCCAGGTCCAGGTCCACGCCCTCCGTCAGCGTCACGGCGCGCTCCAGCGGCATGAAGCCAGGGGCCTCCACGGTCAGGACCACCGGGCCGGTGGCGGAGAAGGGACGCTCGAAGGACCCGTCCGGTGACACATCGGGCTGTTGGTGGTCCGGGAGGCCCGTCACCTTGAACGAGGTGACGGCCTGGCCTCCGGGGTCCACGACGCGGCCCCGGATGCGTCCGTCGCGCTCCAGGACGAGTTGGAGGGGCGCCTCGCTGGAGTCCACCCAGAGGGCGCCGTTCTCCGTGTCGGGCTCGCCTCCCAGGGAGCGCCGGGGGCGGAAGCTGTAGCCCGGCAGGTTGGCCCACAGCGCGTAGCGAGGGGCCACGAGCCCGCGCAGGGTGAAGCGCCCGTCCGGGCCCGTGCGGAGGCCGGGAGGACCCTCGTCGTAGTCGACTCGCCAACCGGATGAAGCGCTCTCGGGGAGGTCCGCGGTGATGACGACATCCGCGAGCGGCTGGCCCGCGCCATCCACCGCGATGCCGGAGCGCTCACGGCCTGCTTCCAGGCGCAGGGACACGTCTGGGTGTTCGCGCGCCTGGAAAGTGAGGGGCTGGGACACGGAGGCGTCCATCAGGTCTCCTCGGACGACGGCGCCCAGGAGGTAGGTGCCCGGAGCAATCCCTTGCAGATGGAAGCGGCCCTGTTCATCCGTCAGGGCCTGACGTGGCTCCTTGTACGGCACGTCTTCCTCCGCCGCCTGCGCCTCCGACTCCAACGTCACGTTCGCTCCCCGCAGCGGCAGTCCCCGCGAATCGGTGACGGTGCCGGACACGGAGGCGCCCCGGTCCAGCACGACCACCACGTCTCGCGAGGGGACGCGCACCGCGAGGGTTCGAGGCTGGAAGGACGGATCCTCCACGGACAGCTCACCAGTCCCCGCGCGCTTCACGTCCAGGATGAAGTGCCCGGTGGCATCCGAGCGCCGGGCTCCGCCTGCGTCGATGGCGTCCCTGTCGCCGAGCTTGCCCGACAGCGACAGGAGGATGCCCGCGACTGGAGCACCCGACGTGTCGACGACGCGGCCCTCCACGCTCTGCGCGCGCCGGAGCGTGAAGTCCAGGGGCGCCATGCCCTGCTGGAGCTTCCGCGCAGGTTCCTCCACGTCCAGGTAATGGGGCGCGAGGACCCGGAAGGTATGCGGCCCGGGCCGCGTGGGGCCCAGCAGGAAGCGGCCCCCAGCGTCCGTCACGGTGGTCGCCTCGGCGGTGAC
This genomic interval carries:
- a CDS encoding M4 family metallopeptidase produces the protein MAESLANLKAQSLKLGLGSRDDFQLSSSSTDSFGQTHARFAQTYQGVPVWGAMAITHQGLSSGDIRITTDGLRKGIRLDVTPTLDAKSAVAKATQELAPKGEFAVAPNSELIVYPQTRLVNRYPGKPAAQQNAADFDTEVVAYRLAYHVHTELENAKDGVKHTDFIIDARSGDVLKKWNSLQTAAAKGLGHSQYSGDVSLDVFQNAQGLFELRDVTRAGGEGIRTYDVNHAAVQNGVVPTLTLYTDADNVWGDGQNYIVGANNTLSTNGQTAAVDAHFGLLATWDFYKKIFGRDGIDGFGSPTYNRVHASNLYNNAFWSDGCFCMSYGDGSFPAAGGFRSMGVLDVTGHEMTHGVTSHTAGLIYDGESGGLNEANSDIFGTLTEFWVANGRGSTIGDTGGNWLMAEQLSDFPLRVMFRPSLDGASPDAWYPGIGNVDVHYSSGPMNRAFYFLSQGVQPLSVSTDYSSRYLPAGARGIGNDKAAAIWFRALTTYLFPSSNYMSARTSALQAAADLFGSQSNEYRAVQNAFAAINVGYTAGTYDDRTAPTVAASVSGSAPDIQLKAQADDNVGVARVEFYVDGALAGNVLAQPFQIPLDATSLSNGAHTLVAVAFDAAGNSAASAPASFNVTNSFDQLLINPGFEQNTLGWTDDPSNINFPVSSGPRTGQGFAWLNGYGTTHIDRLWQDVTLPADVTKAALTFFLNITTAETTTTAVRDTLTLQVRDTSGTVLGTVATWSNLDATLGYAQQSVDLTAYAGQTVRIFLEGSENASLATNFQVDDFSLRVTRTADAEAPRVKANVVISGTRVGYFADVSDNGFVNAVEFLVDGVSLGNSVKSFTRVVNLSTLTSGAHTLVARATDAGGNVGNSPVVTFYVDATATQRVLNPSFETSGSWTSATTVSGSTGIFSSASFAHTGSRFYIFWTSGPVRHSVRQSVAIPATSTSAIFSFWLRIYDGGFTDGLAHHTFSAKVRDSAGTELATLKTLSNADDTNAEYIQHRFDLTAYKGQTVQLFFDVDQMAAMQLPDGDVQFFLDDVNLVTSTQADIQPPALTAAVEGSYGTVQLKATVSDNVWTSTLAFQVDGTPVVSFTDVAGVYAKAFDTKSLSNGPHEFKATATDRAGNTTERTVTFEVRNSTIQDQGAPHITASVEGLYETYTMRAEATDDTGVTYVEFYVDGALKGRVSSAPYTLPLFAIPLAPGEHVLEAVAYDAYGNSSKATTPFTLLPVTVEFAVARLAVPVGGSVTLQANVANVVNTSVSWSVAEGRVCGTVGADGVYTAPVARGLCHVSAASVVVPTAKAVAAIQVYTGDINGDNVVDGEDMGLLAQDYGTNGSEVTNLDGAGSVDDNDITLFVSQFGR
- a CDS encoding DUF1552 domain-containing protein yields the protein MKLSRRRVLQGLGGVVLGLPVLEGLLPRKAQAAEADALPFAIFLRQADGVAAAQNTSELGNEPERFWPEPLGNLTTTTLAGKSLVELADHRARLLVVRNVNMKDYNYGDGHARGALQALTARGPAVEGVGGDSEASGESLDHRIGRELNPQKRDSLYLYAGQAGGWLGGPCISHRGSASRRAALHDPWVAYQTMVGGPGGLTPEAREQLLVRQKSLNDLVSGQLKALQSRPELSSTDRQRLDLHLSNVRDLEVALSCRARADEELRLQQQAPGYNSTDGDKVLATVRLHMDIAVLAVACGTTRSVAIQVGNGNDSSTRYRDPTTGQLMENFHYISHRRASHDASGGIIAGSDVLHSRVDAQFAQTFNYLLDRLAAYALPNGKKLVDQGVSVWFNDLGNGPAHSAHNIPFILAGSCNGYLKQGVAVTVANGSGNPNLNKMLNTIGAAVGLKNAAGGPLDDFGDPSLPKGLLTELLA
- a CDS encoding DUF1592 domain-containing protein; this translates as MALRQRWWTSALLAGSLSLLSACEGQIADAANPRNPGPGGTANPPPGVEQAARSTRVARLTHAQWVSSVKDLLRLDAAPTALAQSFRADPSQSGFLFDNDARALSVDEALWSAYQRAAADLAGQVAADATKLGKLLPAGATTDEARAKAFVESFGLRALRRPLTADEVETYLKLYRQGPQAYPAMAAFQGGLRLVLEGFLQSPLFLYRVERSTQAADGKVPLDGFEVASRLSYALWNSMPDDALFAAAREGLLAKREGVAAEARRMMADPRARDVVNAYHQAVFDVPRYASIRPNATRFPNVTAKLAESAAKENALFVQDVVFGRKGRFTDLLTSRDTFVNDELARIYGLTGTFTADFVPVTLDGAQRRGVLTQVGFLASHATSIDPDPIHRGVFLSEHLLCQKIGAPPANIPALPAPNGRTNREVVTSHTEAPGTVCASCHATLINPLGFPFENFDAVGGYRTTDNGHPVDASSSPGIGGQKVSVKDALDLADVLASSQAVHECYARHWVEFLSGRPAAAEDDALVARLGRLSQAGQLSIVDLVVEVVTGVGFVNRHPEELP
- a CDS encoding lytic polysaccharide monooxygenase; the protein is MFPAIRKAFTASLAFVSLLSAGPAAAHGSMEVPLSRVYGCFKEGPENPKSAACRAAVQAGGTQALYDWNGVRQGAANGRHREIIPDGKLCSGANESHKGLDLARADWPSTWITPDSNGRFEFVFHATAVHATGYFQLFVTKEGYNPALPLKWSDLEATPFCNVTHVTAVNNRYRLDCPFPAARTGSHVIYAIWQRADSPEAFYACTDVKFSNTPPPPAAWKELGQVQAREELPRSSKVTFRLFDSAGRDAESYPLTLDAATPAATWIYRLAQQVNASSRRAQVGVLQSNGIVTPVQDALGNRVYAKETGDSFQVDIEKPSTGGGNDGGTGGTAQDKYPAGINSYTAGTLVEGTDGLLYRCKPFPYSGWCNGAASYYAPGTGIAWQDAWERAN